Genomic DNA from Cydia amplana chromosome 9, ilCydAmpl1.1, whole genome shotgun sequence:
tatttatttactatttacacagttcatacaattttatgtacagtcagctaattacaaccattttgaaataatttgatGATTgagttttataattatttactatGTCCTCTCTTTATATTACTGTACAATTACCTGTATTATGCAACTATAATTTAATGAACACTCAACACGGTATGTGTTGTATCACGGTAAGGTACTTTACACTTACTTATAATCAAAATCCTTAACCTCTAAAAATTCCATTTCTCTGACCATTGTCGCCCATTTTACAGTTTTCTTCTGTAGGTTGAGTTgcatttttttatctttatactCCAGAGCCTTGTTTACAATCATTCGGTTGAAAGTATGCACATGTTCATGATTCGTATATTCCTCAACATCCATCCACTGGCATCTTCTCACTTCCCTCTGTGATATGGTAATTTGGTCCGTAAGCGCCTTCATCATTAATAGCATATAGATGTCCGAATTACCATACATCATGTTATGTGAGTGCCTCAATGTGATTAAAGATTGGAAGGCTGCATTCACACCAGTTTCCTCTTTAACCTCTCTTTTAGCAGCATCTATTATGTCTTCCCctacaaaataaaatcacaCAAATAGGAGACATCTCTATGATAAATTAGCTGTATGTGACAGtcaagaataataaaaaatttcaTCATTATTTTGTTTGCAACTTTGTATTAGTAACTCAATTGTTTGATGGATGAACTCCACTTAGAACTAGCAAACTTTTGATTtatttagtaaataaatatgaaaaatatggATTGTTATAACACACATTTGTAATGAAATTAATGTTGATCTCATGATATCTGATTAAAACTGTAAGTTTACTGTTTAGGGGAAAACTTCATTGAGTATGCTTATTGAACTTAGGTCAAATGTCTTTTGATTAAAGATTAAGTATTCCACATCTTATAACTTGACTAGTGATAATCTTAAACATGTACCTACGtaagtttatttaaatgtacacaTGCAGACaatatgataaatatttaggtactcaAATGAGAATTGCTTACCCCTTTCAACATATCCTCCTGGTAACTTCCAATGTGGGTAATCATAATGTTGTTCAGATACGGCCAACAATTGGTTACGACCATTAAAGACTAGAGCACCAACACCGAGGTTTGTATGTGAGGCCGGTGGCAGGTTAGGTTCCGAGTCCGTAGGCAGCCATTTGTACATCATTACAAAACTATCTCTGGCATGATGGAAATTAAAACCTTTCTAAGAATAAGTTATCATTGAGTTATCAAAAAAGATGTATATACAGTAGTATTACTACACCTATTCCCATTTGTGCCTTTTTTGCAATCTATGGTGTAGAAATACTAAATTCTATTTGAAAGATAGAGTTCAAAAGTAAACAGTGACAAATGGGATTAGGTCTGTATCATGATGCAAACTTACTTGTGCTAGTACAGGTACTATTGCAGAGTGTTTGATGTCCACTTTAAACCATGCACATCTATTGCCATTGCTCCGCCACTGTGCAAGTGATTCTGAAAATTAAGATGATAAGTCATGGACATAAAATTGCAAATAATGACTAATATATCTTTATAGAATGTTATACTTTGTGTGGGTACCTAAGTATGTAATTTTTCGCGGTTTtagaacattttaaatattactatttatttaagatGTTGAATGCAtataaaacatattattttatgagCATTAAGGTATTCAATGTCAAtaagagaaaaataaaaactcacaataattaagtttaaaactaACCATCAAGTTTAGCTTCAAGTGATGAAATTTCCCATTTTTCTTTCTTAGTATCTACTGTAATACCGTTGAACTTATCACTTTCACCTTGAAAAAGATCTTTAGACCTCATTGTGTACCAGCATATGCCCCTAAAACAAGTTAAGATTACAAATAGTACAATGAAATCATGAGACATGAtactaaaaagaaattaaatacaGAGCCAGTCAGAGCATACTTCATTAATCGCCCactattgttattgttaataaaTTTACTTTGATAGTTAATTTGTATCGATATGTTAACCGAACAACGTCTCAAAACACGGTTGAACATGGTGGttaaaaaagtattatttttaatattcttaaaatatatgaaattataattaggttcattaattaaaattaatttaaataatttggtTTCAATTTCATATGACTACAGCCACGGATAACTTTTACTCTCACGATGACACTAGTGACAGTGACGCTACTATGATGACATTGACAACTACTTTCTTGTAAGTTCGAATACTCATGATACAAGCATAAACAAGAATATACTGAAACACACCCAAGTCACCCAACTTGTCAGTAGAATAAGGCGCGAAATCCAAATGTTCTATGGTGTAGTGTAGTCACAGTTCATCCCGAACACTTCAATGGAAAGTC
This window encodes:
- the LOC134650691 gene encoding uncharacterized protein LOC134650691, which codes for MFNRVLRRCSVNISIQINYQSKFINNNNSGRLMKGICWYTMRSKDLFQGESDKFNGITVDTKKEKWEISSLEAKLDESLAQWRSNGNRCAWFKVDIKHSAIVPVLAQKGFNFHHARDSFVMMYKWLPTDSEPNLPPASHTNLGVGALVFNGRNQLLAVSEQHYDYPHWKLPGGYVERGEDIIDAAKREVKEETGVNAAFQSLITLRHSHNMMYGNSDIYMLLMMKALTDQITISQREVRRCQWMDVEEYTNHEHVHTFNRMIVNKALEYKDKKMQLNLQKKTVKWATMVREMEFLEVKDFDYK